Genomic segment of Colletotrichum destructivum chromosome 5, complete sequence:
GAGGCACCATGCCCCCGCTGTCTGCTCAAGGCTTCCCCATCCCTCTCCGCAGGTTCCGAGCAAGTCACTCACAACGAGCCGGGCCAAGCAATTGCCCGCCAAAGCCGAGCTGATGGGAACAAGCCAGTCACCTGCCTGCCCTGTGTCCCGGCCGCCCCTCCATCTgtccctacctacctagcgTGTCCCAAGAGTCCCTCCCAAGTCCCGGTGCCCCCCCATTGCCTCCCACAGGCTGACGCCACTTGCAGCACCTGGGATCCATCCTTTTGCTGGGTAAAGGCCCGTAAGGCGCTGCTTGACTGCGTAAATGCCCTGCGTTGGGGCACGCTAGTAGTGCCAGTGCTGGTCCCCTTAATGCTCCACCTAGGTACCTCTGaacgcacacgcacacgtACATGGCACTCATGTGTTCTCCTCCCACTCGGCCTTGAAACTTAAccttcccttctctcccACGACCATCTTCGATCCTACTTTCCGTCCCTACACACAAATCACAAATCTTCAGCGAAGAGACCACCACGACATCGATACAATCGAGACTCGTCCCCATTCGAATCACCTATCAAGACTGACTCCCAGACACGCCGACAAGATGTTGCTGAAAtcactcgccgccgccggcctggcgATTACGGCCACGCAAGCCTTCGTCATCGTTCCCGAAATCTCCGACGCCGATACCGATATCGTCAACTCCCTCCCCTTTGAGCAGCCGTCCTCTGAAATGGGCCTCGCGAGCCACCGCGTCAAGGTTGACTGTCCCGGATGTCCCTTGACCATGCGGCACCATGACGGCCGCTCTCACACAATGGCCAACATCGACAACCACCTCGAGCTGACCTTCTCCATCGACACCGACACTTCCGGCGTCGACcatctcctcgtcaacgacTTTGAGCTCTACCCAAAGCCCGCCTCGTGGTACAAGGCCCTCCGCGCCCCTCAGATCCCCGACTTCACCGAGGCCGCCACGAAGCACCCTCGCATCGCCGACCCCAACACTCCACAGCTGGGCTACAGCCTAGGTGTTCGCCCCGttgccaaggacgccgagcagcagcttgagcttgtcgagatTGACCTCCAGATCATTGAGGTCGGAAACAGCTTCGTCAGCGATGTCCCCAACGTCAATGTCAAGCTTATTAAGTCCCCCACCGGCAACCTCATGATCGCCAACGTCGAGCAGACCGAGACCTCGGTCCCATCCCACCGTGAGGAGGAGCACGTTGAGGCGCCCGCCGAGGACTGCACCACTTTCTACTGTAGATggcgcgccgccatcctgaACAAGGTGCACCGTATGAAGCATTGCGGAGGCCGCAAGAATCGTGGGGGCATGCGCGGCCAACATCGTCACGGCCACCACAACGGCCAGATTAGacatcaccaccacaccTGGGGTCAGCTGGCCAAAAACATTGCATCCCACATCCTGCTCCCCGTTCTCATCGGCATCGTTGCTGGCGTCAGTGTTAGCATGTAAGTGTTTCGCTCCCCTGATCCGTCCCCGGgtcaccccccccccccccccctcttcccgttATGAGCTCCACTGACATGGCTTATCAGCATTGGCATGATGGTCGGCACCTTTGTCGTCTGCCTCTGGCGCGTTTtcgtccgccgccagccccccttctcccgccGTCactgccgtcgccgtgcaCGCAAGTCTGCTCATCGCGAGTCTggtgccgtcgaggagaagtCTGAGCTCATGGCCGAGACAGAGTCCCTGCCCCCTtacaaggacgacgaggaggagaccTCCAAGACCGAGACCGCTCAGGTCTAGGGGAACCGAGCCCAATATTGAAAATtgcaagaaaaagaagatggagagaaCAAAAAAAACCTAACCTCCCAAGCGCGATACTGACCTGATGATACCACTTTTCCTTTGACCTTGTTTTTCTGCTTTTTTATTCACCTCTGGTCACGCCCTGGACAACACCAAGAAATTCAAAACACCCTACAACAAAACACAGAACACAGATTGGACAAGAGTGGAAACCACACAACTTATAAATAGGCGGCGTTCTCATGTTCATTGGGTGGGATTGGCAAATCAGAAGGGATttatttctttttctttaGCACTCGTCGACGCATCACGTTTTGATGTTTTGACACGCTACGTTTGGAAACTTACGGAACGTGTGCTGGCTGGGTCATGTCTGATCAAACGCAAGTAACACGTAacacactctctcttcccACCTGAGGGACTGGTTCTGCTATTGAGACTACGCGAGGACCACAAAGACGCCAGAACGGCAGCAGTTGGGACTAGATAGTTGTATCCATAGGCACCAAATGCTCACATTCCTTGAATCGAGATTTCCAGCAATTTGGCATTGCAAAAACAAGCCGTGATGCTAAGTGACTGTCAAAACCCTTCATCGTATCCAACGCGTGATGGTGAAGCGAATGGAGATGGGTCCACAACTACTTACTACCATGTTTATTATAGATAGGCTACAAGTGTTATACTTTTGAGGCTATATACCTAATCTTCTTAACTGGCAACCTCTAATAGATTATTTTGTCTTCAAGGCTAGTTATTAGAAGACTAAAAGGAAGTCATATAATTTTTATCTTGGAGTGGTACCCATGCTGGGGGGCCATTCCTCCAGGACATCGACCCGTCCTCTTCCGGTCGTTCCGACTCTCATCTCATTGCCCCTCTCCGCAAGCGAAACAGCCTCTGgaaggaaaggggaaaaTGAAAAAGAGGTTCTCTCTTGTTATGGAACGTCGGGCTCGGTCATTTTAAAGTGATGACGCCGTTAGGCAACATGGGACgagtgttttttttttctctttccacCTTCACAAGAGGGAAACGAAagcggggaaggggaggtaAGGGGAGGGCGGACAGGAtgcgcctcctcgccccGTAGGATTCGTGCTCAGCTCCCTCACGATCCTTTGCGCCAGTCTGATGTCTGTCTGGCTGACAGGATGCAGGTTCAACGACGGGCCGCGCTTGGCGTAAAACGTATGTCCATCTATTGTGAGATGGAGAAAAGGCTAGGGTTATCAATCTTTGGTTTTTTACTTTTCAAATTGCTCCCGCCGTGGATTGCACATCGGTCCGGCTCATTCGACTCAGGGaacgcacacacacacacacacatatatGAATATACACATTAAGGAGCGACGCGAAAGGATATCATTTCTCTTGGCAGAGAGAGCAAACACCCTGTATGCAGAGAATCGAAAGCATCGGATGCTGGAAATGCCGGAACCCCCCAACGCGCCACACATGACCTCCGTCCCGTTCTCCTCTTCAGAAAGCCATCAACGAGTCCTGTGGTCTGATGGAGTAGTAGATCGTCAGGTAGGCGCCCTTCTGTTtggagaaggcgaaggagatgTATGAGTGCGTCCCCGTGGTCTTGCCCAGGTTGGAACGGGGGCTAGTTCAAATTGGACAGTCAGTTTTGGGATCGTTCCTAAacaaaaataaaataaagaCAAAAACAGAGGGCAACACAGGTACGTTACTTACAAACAGCAAGGCATCGCGTCCTCGTACGTCTCGGCCACGGGCCAGCCTCTCGAGCGGAATGCCTTGGCCAGGTTCGAtgagatgacggcgtcgctACCAGCATACTGCCACAGCGGCACGTATGCCTTGACCTCGGGCCACTCGGCGCCGGGCTTGAGCTCGAAGCCGTAGCAGATGCCCTTGTGGAGGGTTTGCAGCAGCTTGGGCTGCTTGTCAAAGTCGTCGCCGTAGGGCTCCGGCTCGTTGTGCAACAGGTGCCAGATGCTGCggaggatgccgaggccctcCAGCGTCGTCTCGTCGTGGATCTGGCCGCCGAGCGTCATGACATCGCGCACGACGTTGAAGGCGTTTGAGCGTGTGCGGGCGTAGAGCTTGGCGCGGGCGCCCGCGGCCGGATCGATGCAGTCCAGAGCAATCATCTCGACGGGGATTGAGAAGGGTGCATTTCTAAAATACGCTTCCGTGGCGTTGGCGGagcgggcgaggtcggcgccgcctgGGGACAGGGAGCGGATGGCGTTAAAGGTGATGTTTTCTGGCGATTCACCCGTGGCGATATGCTTGAGGATAGGGAAGAAGTATGCCTTGAAGACAGCCTTGTCTCCGTCGAGATCGAACGCCAGAAACGAGGTCGGCGCGCGGGTTCCCTTGGGGAGTTTGGCGAGCGCGGCCTTTGTCTCGGATTCCGTCAGGAAGAGGGCGGACATGAACTGTTCAAACCACCGTGTGTCGGCCCCGTGAGCGACCATGCGCAGGGCCGGGAGGATGGCAGGAACTATCTTTTGCGCGAAGGGGTCCGATTCAGAACCGCCATGGCGGCCCATCGGCTCGAAGGAGAAGCGGATGGACGAGGAGCCCGAGTCGGTGATGTTCCACGAAGGCTCAAAGGGAGAGCCGTCGGCAGTCAACAAGGGCTTTGTCGGGGCGGCTGACGGATGGGGGCCCATGGCGGGGACGATGATCTCGGTCAGAAGACGGATGTGTGCGGCTCGTTGGGCCGGCGTGTAAGAGCCGGCAGCTTGCATCAGACCGTCGAGGATTTCGGCACAACGAACAGTCCAAAAGTCTTGATCGGGTCTGTGGATGTATATCGACTCTTGCGCCGGGAGGCAAAGGTCCTTCTCCTGCTTGGCCAGAGCCCGTGGGGA
This window contains:
- a CDS encoding Putative aromatic prenyltransferase, translated to MAPTMATSTYTTSHRSPFPLQLSPRALRSPMAFGQSEILSPRALAKQEKDLCLPAQESIYIHRPDQDFWTVRCAEILDGLMQAAGSYTPAQRAAHIRLLTEIIVPAMGPHPSAAPTKPLLTADGSPFEPSWNITDSGSSSIRFSFEPMGRHGGSESDPFAQKIVPAILPALRMVAHGADTRWFEQFMSALFLTESETKAALAKLPKGTRAPTSFLAFDLDGDKAVFKAYFFPILKHIATGESPENITFNAIRSLSPGGADLARSANATEAYFRNAPFSIPVEMIALDCIDPAAGARAKLYARTRSNAFNVVRDVMTLGGQIHDETTLEGLGILRSIWHLLHNEPEPYGDDFDKQPKLLQTLHKGICYGFELKPGAEWPEVKAYVPLWQYAGSDAVISSNLAKAFRSRGWPVAETYEDAMPCCFPRSNLGKTTGTHSYISFAFSKQKGAYLTIYYSIRPQDSLMAF